In Equus przewalskii isolate Varuska chromosome 6, EquPr2, whole genome shotgun sequence, one DNA window encodes the following:
- the LOC103563665 gene encoding zinc finger protein 266-like isoform X3: MLETYKNLITIGYQLFKPSLIFRLEEEEDLRTVERGVFQECKMQLKTRDSTIQQDIFWEKTPSRLEMERIHSGWELYDCEQCEKVFSEHSCLKSQRRTQNGGNTYEDNQYGTSFLTLHKKSSTREKLNMFNHWGKAISLTPHFVYRKIIVQNKAFKCSDGGKAFVNQSYFQAPMRTHNGEKPYECEECLRSFIHSTSLGLQLQTHTANSHYDCKECRKSFEQSTYFYSDVQVHTGRKLFKCKECGKAFIKSFEYIEHMKTYTGEKPVLCEVLGKSFRNSSYLYVHSRIQAEIELSKCKKCRESFKCSVPLNVHLQTHTGEKPLKCDKCDEVFATFLNDTKRLRSLAREKPFQCNICGKTFTRSSHFTVHKRLHTGEKPYKCEECGKSFKRSEHLKVHMQTHTGEKPYVCKECGMGFKRSMHLKVHMRTHTGEKPYECKECGKTFTQSSGLIYHNKIHTGEKPFKCDICGKAFTTSSNRIIHFRTHSGEKPYECKECGKGFKTSVHLNLHMRTHSEEKPYECKECGKGFKHSVRLNIHMRTHTGEKPYECKECGKAFTQFSGLSGHAKIHTGEKPFKCGTCGKAFALSSYLNRHFRTHTGQKSFECNICGKAFSSYSYIFIHKRIHTGEKPYKCKQCGKAFSFPNSFRRHERTHLERNPVTVRNVVKPSVIPIHFKDLKGPRCRAVLQM, from the exons atgctggagacctACAAGAACCTGATCACCATAG GATATCAGTTGTTTAAACCCAGTCTGATCTTTCGattggaagaagaagaagatttgaGAACAGTGGAGAGAGGAGTCTTCCAAG aatgcaaaatgcaacttaaaaccaGAGACTCGACAATTCAGCAGGATATCTTTTGGGAAAAAACACCCAGTAGGCTAGAAATG GAAAGAATCCACAGTGGGTGGGAACTCTATGATTGTGAGCAATGTGAGAAAGTCTTCAGTGAACATTCATGTCTTAAGAGCCAGAGGAGAACTCAAAATGGAGGGAACACTTATGAGGATAATCAGTATGGGACAAGCTTCCTTACTCTGCACAAGAAAAGCTCTACTAGAGAAAAACTTAACATGTTTAATCACTGGGGAAAAGCCATCAGCCTgactccacattttgtttataggAAAATTATCGTGCAAAACAAAGCTTTCAAATGCAGTGATGGTGGGAAAGCCTTTGTTAATCAGTCTTACTTTCAGGCACCAATGAGAACTCACAatggagaaaaaccctatgaatgcgAGGAATGTTTGAGATCTTTTATTCACTCCACAAGCCTTGGTCTGCAATTACAAACTCACACTGCTAATAGTCACTATGACTGTAAGGAATGCAGAAAATCCTTTGAACAGTCCACATACTTTTACAGTGATGTCCAAGTGCACACTGGAAGAAAACTCtttaaatgtaaggaatgtgggaaggcctttattAAGTCTTTTGAATATATTGAACATATGAAAACatacactggagagaagcccgtTCTATGTGAGGTACTTGGAAAATCCTTTAGAAATTCCTCATACCTTTATGTTCACAGTCGAATTCAAGCTGAAATAGAACTCTCCAAATGTAAGAAATGTAGGGAAAGCTTTAAATGTTCTGTGCCTCTTAATGTTCACTTAcaaactcacactggagagaagcctttGAAATGTGACAAATGTGATGAAGTCTTTGCTACTTTCTTAAATGACACTAAACGTTTAAGATCTCTTGCCAGAGAGAAGCCTTTTCAGTGTAATATATGTGGGAAAACATTTACCAGGTCTTCGCACTTTACGGTTCACAAACGtcttcatactggagagaaaccctataaatgtgaGGAATGTGGAAAAAGCTTTAAACGTTCTGAGCACCTTAAAGTTCACATGCAaacccacactggagagaaaccctatgtatgtaaggaatgtgggatgGGGTTTAAACGTTCTATGCACCTTAAAGTTCACATGCGaacccacactggagagaaaccctatgaatgtaaggaatgtgggaaaaccttcacTCAATCCTCAGGTCTcatttaccacaataagattcacactggagagaagcctttTAAGTGTGACatatgtgggaaagcctttactACATCCTCAAATCGGATCATCCATTTTAGAACTCACagtggagagaaaccctatgaatgtaaggagtGTGGAAAGGGCTTTAAAACTTCTGTACACCTTAACCTTCATATGCGAACCCACAGTgaagagaaaccctatgaatgtaaggagtGTGGAAAGGGCTTTAAACATTCTGTGCGTCTTAACATTCACATGCGaacccacactggagagaaaccctatgaatgtaaggaatgtgggaaagccttcactcAGTTCTCAGGCCTTAGTGGACATGCAaaaattcacactggagagaagcctttTAAATGTGGCACGTGTGGAAAAGCGTTTGCTCTTTCCTCATATCTTAACAGACATTTTAGAACTCATACTGGACAGAAGTCTTTTGAGTGTAATATATGTGGGAAAGCGTTCAGCAGttattcttacatttttattcacaagcgtattcacactggagagaaaccttataaatgtaagCAGTGTGGGAAAGCGTTCAGTTTTCCTAATTCCTTTCGGCGTCATGAAAGAACTCACCTGGAGAGAAATCCTGTCACTGTAAGGAATGTGGTCAAGCCCTCAGTCATCCCGATTCACTTCAAAGATCTGAAAGGGCCACGCTGCAGAGCTGTTCTGCAAATGTAA
- the LOC103563665 gene encoding zinc finger protein 266-like isoform X1, producing the protein MASHIPQLEGPATKDSVTFADVAVHFTREEWTLLDPAQKNLYRDVMLETYKNLITIGYQLFKPSLIFRLEEEEDLRTVERGVFQECKMQLKTRDSTIQQDIFWEKTPSRLEMERIHSGWELYDCEQCEKVFSEHSCLKSQRRTQNGGNTYEDNQYGTSFLTLHKKSSTREKLNMFNHWGKAISLTPHFVYRKIIVQNKAFKCSDGGKAFVNQSYFQAPMRTHNGEKPYECEECLRSFIHSTSLGLQLQTHTANSHYDCKECRKSFEQSTYFYSDVQVHTGRKLFKCKECGKAFIKSFEYIEHMKTYTGEKPVLCEVLGKSFRNSSYLYVHSRIQAEIELSKCKKCRESFKCSVPLNVHLQTHTGEKPLKCDKCDEVFATFLNDTKRLRSLAREKPFQCNICGKTFTRSSHFTVHKRLHTGEKPYKCEECGKSFKRSEHLKVHMQTHTGEKPYVCKECGMGFKRSMHLKVHMRTHTGEKPYECKECGKTFTQSSGLIYHNKIHTGEKPFKCDICGKAFTTSSNRIIHFRTHSGEKPYECKECGKGFKTSVHLNLHMRTHSEEKPYECKECGKGFKHSVRLNIHMRTHTGEKPYECKECGKAFTQFSGLSGHAKIHTGEKPFKCGTCGKAFALSSYLNRHFRTHTGQKSFECNICGKAFSSYSYIFIHKRIHTGEKPYKCKQCGKAFSFPNSFRRHERTHLERNPVTVRNVVKPSVIPIHFKDLKGPRCRAVLQM; encoded by the exons atggcgtcccacatcccacaactagaaggacctgcaactaag GACTCAGTTACCTTCGCTGATGTGGCTGTGCACTTCACCCGAGAGGAGTGGACTTTACTGGACCCAGCCCAGAAAAATCTATAcagagatgtgatgctggagacctACAAGAACCTGATCACCATAG GATATCAGTTGTTTAAACCCAGTCTGATCTTTCGattggaagaagaagaagatttgaGAACAGTGGAGAGAGGAGTCTTCCAAG aatgcaaaatgcaacttaaaaccaGAGACTCGACAATTCAGCAGGATATCTTTTGGGAAAAAACACCCAGTAGGCTAGAAATG GAAAGAATCCACAGTGGGTGGGAACTCTATGATTGTGAGCAATGTGAGAAAGTCTTCAGTGAACATTCATGTCTTAAGAGCCAGAGGAGAACTCAAAATGGAGGGAACACTTATGAGGATAATCAGTATGGGACAAGCTTCCTTACTCTGCACAAGAAAAGCTCTACTAGAGAAAAACTTAACATGTTTAATCACTGGGGAAAAGCCATCAGCCTgactccacattttgtttataggAAAATTATCGTGCAAAACAAAGCTTTCAAATGCAGTGATGGTGGGAAAGCCTTTGTTAATCAGTCTTACTTTCAGGCACCAATGAGAACTCACAatggagaaaaaccctatgaatgcgAGGAATGTTTGAGATCTTTTATTCACTCCACAAGCCTTGGTCTGCAATTACAAACTCACACTGCTAATAGTCACTATGACTGTAAGGAATGCAGAAAATCCTTTGAACAGTCCACATACTTTTACAGTGATGTCCAAGTGCACACTGGAAGAAAACTCtttaaatgtaaggaatgtgggaaggcctttattAAGTCTTTTGAATATATTGAACATATGAAAACatacactggagagaagcccgtTCTATGTGAGGTACTTGGAAAATCCTTTAGAAATTCCTCATACCTTTATGTTCACAGTCGAATTCAAGCTGAAATAGAACTCTCCAAATGTAAGAAATGTAGGGAAAGCTTTAAATGTTCTGTGCCTCTTAATGTTCACTTAcaaactcacactggagagaagcctttGAAATGTGACAAATGTGATGAAGTCTTTGCTACTTTCTTAAATGACACTAAACGTTTAAGATCTCTTGCCAGAGAGAAGCCTTTTCAGTGTAATATATGTGGGAAAACATTTACCAGGTCTTCGCACTTTACGGTTCACAAACGtcttcatactggagagaaaccctataaatgtgaGGAATGTGGAAAAAGCTTTAAACGTTCTGAGCACCTTAAAGTTCACATGCAaacccacactggagagaaaccctatgtatgtaaggaatgtgggatgGGGTTTAAACGTTCTATGCACCTTAAAGTTCACATGCGaacccacactggagagaaaccctatgaatgtaaggaatgtgggaaaaccttcacTCAATCCTCAGGTCTcatttaccacaataagattcacactggagagaagcctttTAAGTGTGACatatgtgggaaagcctttactACATCCTCAAATCGGATCATCCATTTTAGAACTCACagtggagagaaaccctatgaatgtaaggagtGTGGAAAGGGCTTTAAAACTTCTGTACACCTTAACCTTCATATGCGAACCCACAGTgaagagaaaccctatgaatgtaaggagtGTGGAAAGGGCTTTAAACATTCTGTGCGTCTTAACATTCACATGCGaacccacactggagagaaaccctatgaatgtaaggaatgtgggaaagccttcactcAGTTCTCAGGCCTTAGTGGACATGCAaaaattcacactggagagaagcctttTAAATGTGGCACGTGTGGAAAAGCGTTTGCTCTTTCCTCATATCTTAACAGACATTTTAGAACTCATACTGGACAGAAGTCTTTTGAGTGTAATATATGTGGGAAAGCGTTCAGCAGttattcttacatttttattcacaagcgtattcacactggagagaaaccttataaatgtaagCAGTGTGGGAAAGCGTTCAGTTTTCCTAATTCCTTTCGGCGTCATGAAAGAACTCACCTGGAGAGAAATCCTGTCACTGTAAGGAATGTGGTCAAGCCCTCAGTCATCCCGATTCACTTCAAAGATCTGAAAGGGCCACGCTGCAGAGCTGTTCTGCAAATGTAA
- the LOC103563665 gene encoding zinc finger protein 266-like isoform X2, whose translation MDSVTFADVAVHFTREEWTLLDPAQKNLYRDVMLETYKNLITIGYQLFKPSLIFRLEEEEDLRTVERGVFQECKMQLKTRDSTIQQDIFWEKTPSRLEMERIHSGWELYDCEQCEKVFSEHSCLKSQRRTQNGGNTYEDNQYGTSFLTLHKKSSTREKLNMFNHWGKAISLTPHFVYRKIIVQNKAFKCSDGGKAFVNQSYFQAPMRTHNGEKPYECEECLRSFIHSTSLGLQLQTHTANSHYDCKECRKSFEQSTYFYSDVQVHTGRKLFKCKECGKAFIKSFEYIEHMKTYTGEKPVLCEVLGKSFRNSSYLYVHSRIQAEIELSKCKKCRESFKCSVPLNVHLQTHTGEKPLKCDKCDEVFATFLNDTKRLRSLAREKPFQCNICGKTFTRSSHFTVHKRLHTGEKPYKCEECGKSFKRSEHLKVHMQTHTGEKPYVCKECGMGFKRSMHLKVHMRTHTGEKPYECKECGKTFTQSSGLIYHNKIHTGEKPFKCDICGKAFTTSSNRIIHFRTHSGEKPYECKECGKGFKTSVHLNLHMRTHSEEKPYECKECGKGFKHSVRLNIHMRTHTGEKPYECKECGKAFTQFSGLSGHAKIHTGEKPFKCGTCGKAFALSSYLNRHFRTHTGQKSFECNICGKAFSSYSYIFIHKRIHTGEKPYKCKQCGKAFSFPNSFRRHERTHLERNPVTVRNVVKPSVIPIHFKDLKGPRCRAVLQM comes from the exons ATG GACTCAGTTACCTTCGCTGATGTGGCTGTGCACTTCACCCGAGAGGAGTGGACTTTACTGGACCCAGCCCAGAAAAATCTATAcagagatgtgatgctggagacctACAAGAACCTGATCACCATAG GATATCAGTTGTTTAAACCCAGTCTGATCTTTCGattggaagaagaagaagatttgaGAACAGTGGAGAGAGGAGTCTTCCAAG aatgcaaaatgcaacttaaaaccaGAGACTCGACAATTCAGCAGGATATCTTTTGGGAAAAAACACCCAGTAGGCTAGAAATG GAAAGAATCCACAGTGGGTGGGAACTCTATGATTGTGAGCAATGTGAGAAAGTCTTCAGTGAACATTCATGTCTTAAGAGCCAGAGGAGAACTCAAAATGGAGGGAACACTTATGAGGATAATCAGTATGGGACAAGCTTCCTTACTCTGCACAAGAAAAGCTCTACTAGAGAAAAACTTAACATGTTTAATCACTGGGGAAAAGCCATCAGCCTgactccacattttgtttataggAAAATTATCGTGCAAAACAAAGCTTTCAAATGCAGTGATGGTGGGAAAGCCTTTGTTAATCAGTCTTACTTTCAGGCACCAATGAGAACTCACAatggagaaaaaccctatgaatgcgAGGAATGTTTGAGATCTTTTATTCACTCCACAAGCCTTGGTCTGCAATTACAAACTCACACTGCTAATAGTCACTATGACTGTAAGGAATGCAGAAAATCCTTTGAACAGTCCACATACTTTTACAGTGATGTCCAAGTGCACACTGGAAGAAAACTCtttaaatgtaaggaatgtgggaaggcctttattAAGTCTTTTGAATATATTGAACATATGAAAACatacactggagagaagcccgtTCTATGTGAGGTACTTGGAAAATCCTTTAGAAATTCCTCATACCTTTATGTTCACAGTCGAATTCAAGCTGAAATAGAACTCTCCAAATGTAAGAAATGTAGGGAAAGCTTTAAATGTTCTGTGCCTCTTAATGTTCACTTAcaaactcacactggagagaagcctttGAAATGTGACAAATGTGATGAAGTCTTTGCTACTTTCTTAAATGACACTAAACGTTTAAGATCTCTTGCCAGAGAGAAGCCTTTTCAGTGTAATATATGTGGGAAAACATTTACCAGGTCTTCGCACTTTACGGTTCACAAACGtcttcatactggagagaaaccctataaatgtgaGGAATGTGGAAAAAGCTTTAAACGTTCTGAGCACCTTAAAGTTCACATGCAaacccacactggagagaaaccctatgtatgtaaggaatgtgggatgGGGTTTAAACGTTCTATGCACCTTAAAGTTCACATGCGaacccacactggagagaaaccctatgaatgtaaggaatgtgggaaaaccttcacTCAATCCTCAGGTCTcatttaccacaataagattcacactggagagaagcctttTAAGTGTGACatatgtgggaaagcctttactACATCCTCAAATCGGATCATCCATTTTAGAACTCACagtggagagaaaccctatgaatgtaaggagtGTGGAAAGGGCTTTAAAACTTCTGTACACCTTAACCTTCATATGCGAACCCACAGTgaagagaaaccctatgaatgtaaggagtGTGGAAAGGGCTTTAAACATTCTGTGCGTCTTAACATTCACATGCGaacccacactggagagaaaccctatgaatgtaaggaatgtgggaaagccttcactcAGTTCTCAGGCCTTAGTGGACATGCAaaaattcacactggagagaagcctttTAAATGTGGCACGTGTGGAAAAGCGTTTGCTCTTTCCTCATATCTTAACAGACATTTTAGAACTCATACTGGACAGAAGTCTTTTGAGTGTAATATATGTGGGAAAGCGTTCAGCAGttattcttacatttttattcacaagcgtattcacactggagagaaaccttataaatgtaagCAGTGTGGGAAAGCGTTCAGTTTTCCTAATTCCTTTCGGCGTCATGAAAGAACTCACCTGGAGAGAAATCCTGTCACTGTAAGGAATGTGGTCAAGCCCTCAGTCATCCCGATTCACTTCAAAGATCTGAAAGGGCCACGCTGCAGAGCTGTTCTGCAAATGTAA
- the LOC103563665 gene encoding zinc finger protein 266-like isoform X4, with the protein MKFDNQWSRYQLFKPSLIFRLEEEEDLRTVERGVFQECKMQLKTRDSTIQQDIFWEKTPSRLEMERIHSGWELYDCEQCEKVFSEHSCLKSQRRTQNGGNTYEDNQYGTSFLTLHKKSSTREKLNMFNHWGKAISLTPHFVYRKIIVQNKAFKCSDGGKAFVNQSYFQAPMRTHNGEKPYECEECLRSFIHSTSLGLQLQTHTANSHYDCKECRKSFEQSTYFYSDVQVHTGRKLFKCKECGKAFIKSFEYIEHMKTYTGEKPVLCEVLGKSFRNSSYLYVHSRIQAEIELSKCKKCRESFKCSVPLNVHLQTHTGEKPLKCDKCDEVFATFLNDTKRLRSLAREKPFQCNICGKTFTRSSHFTVHKRLHTGEKPYKCEECGKSFKRSEHLKVHMQTHTGEKPYVCKECGMGFKRSMHLKVHMRTHTGEKPYECKECGKTFTQSSGLIYHNKIHTGEKPFKCDICGKAFTTSSNRIIHFRTHSGEKPYECKECGKGFKTSVHLNLHMRTHSEEKPYECKECGKGFKHSVRLNIHMRTHTGEKPYECKECGKAFTQFSGLSGHAKIHTGEKPFKCGTCGKAFALSSYLNRHFRTHTGQKSFECNICGKAFSSYSYIFIHKRIHTGEKPYKCKQCGKAFSFPNSFRRHERTHLERNPVTVRNVVKPSVIPIHFKDLKGPRCRAVLQM; encoded by the exons ATGAAGTTTGACAACCAATGGTCTA GATATCAGTTGTTTAAACCCAGTCTGATCTTTCGattggaagaagaagaagatttgaGAACAGTGGAGAGAGGAGTCTTCCAAG aatgcaaaatgcaacttaaaaccaGAGACTCGACAATTCAGCAGGATATCTTTTGGGAAAAAACACCCAGTAGGCTAGAAATG GAAAGAATCCACAGTGGGTGGGAACTCTATGATTGTGAGCAATGTGAGAAAGTCTTCAGTGAACATTCATGTCTTAAGAGCCAGAGGAGAACTCAAAATGGAGGGAACACTTATGAGGATAATCAGTATGGGACAAGCTTCCTTACTCTGCACAAGAAAAGCTCTACTAGAGAAAAACTTAACATGTTTAATCACTGGGGAAAAGCCATCAGCCTgactccacattttgtttataggAAAATTATCGTGCAAAACAAAGCTTTCAAATGCAGTGATGGTGGGAAAGCCTTTGTTAATCAGTCTTACTTTCAGGCACCAATGAGAACTCACAatggagaaaaaccctatgaatgcgAGGAATGTTTGAGATCTTTTATTCACTCCACAAGCCTTGGTCTGCAATTACAAACTCACACTGCTAATAGTCACTATGACTGTAAGGAATGCAGAAAATCCTTTGAACAGTCCACATACTTTTACAGTGATGTCCAAGTGCACACTGGAAGAAAACTCtttaaatgtaaggaatgtgggaaggcctttattAAGTCTTTTGAATATATTGAACATATGAAAACatacactggagagaagcccgtTCTATGTGAGGTACTTGGAAAATCCTTTAGAAATTCCTCATACCTTTATGTTCACAGTCGAATTCAAGCTGAAATAGAACTCTCCAAATGTAAGAAATGTAGGGAAAGCTTTAAATGTTCTGTGCCTCTTAATGTTCACTTAcaaactcacactggagagaagcctttGAAATGTGACAAATGTGATGAAGTCTTTGCTACTTTCTTAAATGACACTAAACGTTTAAGATCTCTTGCCAGAGAGAAGCCTTTTCAGTGTAATATATGTGGGAAAACATTTACCAGGTCTTCGCACTTTACGGTTCACAAACGtcttcatactggagagaaaccctataaatgtgaGGAATGTGGAAAAAGCTTTAAACGTTCTGAGCACCTTAAAGTTCACATGCAaacccacactggagagaaaccctatgtatgtaaggaatgtgggatgGGGTTTAAACGTTCTATGCACCTTAAAGTTCACATGCGaacccacactggagagaaaccctatgaatgtaaggaatgtgggaaaaccttcacTCAATCCTCAGGTCTcatttaccacaataagattcacactggagagaagcctttTAAGTGTGACatatgtgggaaagcctttactACATCCTCAAATCGGATCATCCATTTTAGAACTCACagtggagagaaaccctatgaatgtaaggagtGTGGAAAGGGCTTTAAAACTTCTGTACACCTTAACCTTCATATGCGAACCCACAGTgaagagaaaccctatgaatgtaaggagtGTGGAAAGGGCTTTAAACATTCTGTGCGTCTTAACATTCACATGCGaacccacactggagagaaaccctatgaatgtaaggaatgtgggaaagccttcactcAGTTCTCAGGCCTTAGTGGACATGCAaaaattcacactggagagaagcctttTAAATGTGGCACGTGTGGAAAAGCGTTTGCTCTTTCCTCATATCTTAACAGACATTTTAGAACTCATACTGGACAGAAGTCTTTTGAGTGTAATATATGTGGGAAAGCGTTCAGCAGttattcttacatttttattcacaagcgtattcacactggagagaaaccttataaatgtaagCAGTGTGGGAAAGCGTTCAGTTTTCCTAATTCCTTTCGGCGTCATGAAAGAACTCACCTGGAGAGAAATCCTGTCACTGTAAGGAATGTGGTCAAGCCCTCAGTCATCCCGATTCACTTCAAAGATCTGAAAGGGCCACGCTGCAGAGCTGTTCTGCAAATGTAA